From a single Arachis hypogaea cultivar Tifrunner chromosome 3, arahy.Tifrunner.gnm2.J5K5, whole genome shotgun sequence genomic region:
- the LOC112788911 gene encoding uncharacterized protein — protein sequence MMMQQQQPLHPHHHHHNQLAALLSAALPSDDNTPTPSSSSTSVSSVALPDPSPRLAAIASLHRAILYPHNSLLVTHSAHFLSQGLSQLLSDKLYEVRQAAVVAYGALCAVICSVPVTSNGRQNHVILGGLVDRFIGWALPLLSNVNAVDGTKELALEGLREFLNVGDIGGAERYALPILKACQVLLEDERTSLSLLHRLVGVITLISLKFLRCFQPHFPDIVDLLLGWALVPDLADSDRKVIMDSFLQFQKHWVGSLAMSLRLLTKFLGDMEALLQDSSPGTPPQFRRLLALLSCFSTILQATASGLLEMNLLEQISEPLVGMLPRLLRCLSLIGQKFGWAEWIEDSWKCLTLLAEILRERFSSFYPLAVDILFQSLKFGAAAQREGFRNITSFQVHGVLKTNLQLLSLQKLGLLPSSVRKLLQFDAPISHVRLHPNHLVTGSAAATYIFLLQHGNKEVVDEAVTSLINELELLKGVIEENTDYSDHFNYVISSKTLSKVELFAIIKFDLKVLLACVSLGGDNSLVGQTETTTLYIRRLEKLVSFIMKKMNPFESPIQVFMELQLAVFRTLERLTSVEFLINCSIREHNYDKVAIEKGDDKACDGLLAVTSEHLGKYSILLIKALHVSTPLAVKLVALDWVQRFCENVIAVNKISSSKVLSYGICGHTGVIMNVVFSLLGTTIEREPEVRSHVAVTLEMLMQAKLLNPVCSYPLAEAILEKLGDPDIDIREAYVRLLACILPTTVYSCGLYDYGRFKPVDLVLGNSSKMHWKQLFALKQLPLHLHSQQLVTILSYISQRWKSPLSSWIQRLIHSCRSSKDAISSQPEETGNVGSNSPWLDIQVDEDILERICAVNNLAGAWWAVQEAARYCIATRLRTNLGGPTQTFAALERMLLDIAHLLQLDNEQNDGNLSMIGSSGAHLLPMRLLLDFVEALKKYVYNAYEGSVILPPATRQSSLFFRANKKVCEDWFSRICEPMMNAGLALHCNDAVIQYCTHRLQEFKNLTMSYVKEKSRPSVTDTHNIRGRYRADILKVLRHLSFALCKNSEPDSLTGLRKWVSITFSSIFGEENQSFNEYGTVGPLSWISGLVYQARGEYENAAAHFTHMLQTEESLSTLGSDGIQFVISRVIESYVAVCDWKSLETWLLELQMLRAKHAGKGYSGALTMAGNEVNAIHALARFDEGDYQGAWSCLDLTPKSNSELTLDPKIALQRSEQMLLQSLLFLKEGKSDKVLHDLQKARSMLEESLSVLPFDGLVEATPLAIQLHCIFLLEEDCKLKSTPEKGKQLQSVLNSLQPVSSISNIRQDCNPWLKVLRVYQNISPTSPVTLKFCMNLLNLARKQRNLLLANRLNCYLKDHVAVCSEERQRDLLVLNLQYESILLLHAENKFEEAITNLWSLLLPCMVSSASRISEADERILKAKACLKLSDWLRRDYSDWSPESIVLKMPADFYNAESVSPTKGSSEEHTNRQQYLGLITEEIIGTATKFSTRICPTMGKSWISYASWCFNQAKESLLGQSETTLHACLFSPILAPEISPERFKLTGDEVQRVKSLVVSLFQGNGDMKGLIDQLEEGSLLLDSAERRSNGNPLLTLVWNMVNIIETAAGAPGAEDSGGERLSAVLSSQLRICLLHANLGLEESDIMSVLEDIIDIWWSLRRRRVSLFGHAAHGYMQYLSFSSSQLSHCRMRGSDYEPVKDKVGSYTLRATLYILHILLNYGVELKDTLESALSIVPLLPWQEVTPQLFARISSHHEQVVRKQLEGLLMMLAKQSPCSIVYPTLVDVNAYDGKPSEELHHVLGCLRELYPRLVQDVQLMINELGNVTVLWEELWLSTLQDLHTDVMRRINVLKEEAARIAENVTLSQNEKNKINSARYSAMMAPIVVALERRLASTSRKPGTPHEAWFQEEYTDQLKSAIVSFKTPPASSAALGDVWRPFDSIAASLASYQRKSSVSLQEVAPHLAMLSSSDVPMPGLEKQMKIPESNKATDLQGAVTIASFHEQVTILSTKTKPKKLGILGSDGQKYTYLLKGREDLRLDARIMQLLQAINGFLHSSSSTYGNSLGIRYYSVTPISGRAGLIQWVDNVISIYSVFKSWQTRVQLAQFSAVGTANTKSSAPPPVPRPSDMFYGKIIPALKEKGIKRVISRRDWPHEVKCKVLLDLMKEVPRHLLYQELWCSSEGYKAFSSKMKRYSCSVAAMSMVGHVLGLGDRHLDNILIDFCSGDVVHIDYNVCFDKGQRLKVPEIVPFRLTQMIEAALGMTGIEGSFRANCERVVGTLRKNKDILLMLLEVFVWDPLVEWTRGDFHDEAAIGGEERKGMELAVSLSLFASRVQEIRVPLQEHHDQLLTNLPAVESALERFADVLNHYELASTLYCRADQERSSLILHETSAKSIVAEATCSLEKIRASFEIQAREFAQAKAMVVEKAQEAMTWAEQHGRVLDALRCDLLPEISTRFKLSNMEVGLSLTSAVTVAGVPLTVVPEPTQVQCYDIDREVSQFIAELDDGLTSAVTSLQAYSLALQRILPLNYLSTSAVHSWAQVLQLSINTLSSEILSLARRQASELLAKFHGDSTDSIKSNHDELCFRVEKYAVEIEKLEKECAEVESSIGLESELKTKDHLLSAFMKLMHSAGILRKEGGLSTAQSRQDGANNTRLLGELGEEKENALSILNIATSSLYGQVKHRILNIYGDLSGGRNQHNMLQTDNGTTFTEFEEQVEKCNLLTEFFKDLWQFIGKEIPSADANKFHLKFSSDSNWVSIFKAILISCKELISQMTEVVLPEVIRSAVSINSEVMDAFGLISQVRGSIETAVEQLVEVEMERASLVELEQNYFVKVGLITEQQLALEEAAVKGRDHLSWEEAEELASQEEACRAQLDQLHQTWNQRDVRTSSLMKREADIKNALVSVNRQFQSLVGMGEERELHI from the exons ATGATGATGCAACAGCAGCAACCACTTCAccctcaccaccaccaccacaaccagCTCGCCGCCCTTCTCTCCGCCGCCCTCCCCTCCGACGACAACACTCCCactccctcctcctcctccacctctGTCTCATCGGTCGCGCTCCCAGACCCTTCCCCTCGCCTCGCCGCCATCGCTTCCCTCCACCGCGCCATCCTCTATCCTCACAACTCTCTCCTCGTTACTCACTCCGCTCACTTCCTCTCCCAAGGTCTCTCCCAACTTCTCTCCGACAA GTTGTATGAGGTTCGGCAAGCGGCTGTTGTAGCGTACGGTGCACTATGTGCAGTGATCTGTTCGGTTCCCGTGACATCAAACGGGAGACAGAATCATGTTATACTTGGTGGTTTGGTTGACCGTTTCATAGGTTGGGCGTTGCCCTTGTTGAGCAATGTCAACGCCGTTGATGGGACGAAGGAATTGGCATTGGAAGGTTTGCGTGAGTTTCTTAATGTTGGGGATATTGGTGGAGCTGAGAGATATGCTTTGCCAATTCTCAAAGCTTGTCAGGTGCTGCTTGAGGATGAGAGAACTTCATTGAGCTTGTTGCATAGGCTTGTTGGGGTTATCACTTTGATATCATTAAAGTTCTTGAGGTGCTTTCAGCCTCATTTCCCTGACATTGTTGATTTGCTTCTCGGTTGGGCGTTGGTGCCGGACCTCGCTGATTCGGATAGGAAGGTTATTATGGATAGCTTCTTGCAGTTTCAGAAACATTGGGTGGGTAGTTTGGCGATGTCATTGAGGTTGTTGACGAAGTTCTTGGGGGACATGGAGGCGTTGCTCCAGGACTCCAGTCCTGGAACCCCGCCGCAGTTTAGGAGGCTGCTGGCCTTGCTGTCTTGTTTCTCGACGATCCTGCAGGCTACGGCTTCCGGGTTACTGGAAATGAATCTTCTTGAACAGATTAGTGAGCCTCTTGTAGGGATGCTGCCGCGCCTGTTGAGGTGCTTGTCTCTAATTGGGCAGAAGTTTGGATGGGCAGAATGGATTGAAGATTCTTGGAAGTGTTTGACACTTTTGGCGGAAATATTGCGAGAACGGTTTTCGAGTTTTTATCCTCTTGCTGTTGATATATTGTTTCAAAGCTTGAAATTTGGGGCAGCTGCACAACGGGAAGGGTTTAGGAATATTACCTCTTTTCAGGTTCATGGGGTTTTGAAAACAAATCTTCAGTTGCTATCACTGCAGAAGCTTGGCCTCCTCCCATCATCTGTGCGGAAGTTATTGCAGTTTGATGCACCAATTTCTCATGTGAGGTTGCATCCAAATCATTTGGTAACTGGAAGTGCTGCTGCTACTTATATTTTCTTGCTTCAACATGGGAATAAAGAAGTTGTTGATGAAGCAGTCACCTCGTTGATCAATGAGCTGGAACTGTTAAAGGGTGTGATAGAGGAAAACACTGATTATTCTGATCACTTCAATTATGTTATATCGTCTAAAACACTATCAAAAGTTGAACTATTTGCAATAATCAAGTTTGATTTGAAAGTTCTGTTAGCGTGTGTGTCTTTAGGTGGGGATAACAGTTTGGTTGGCCAAACAGAAACCACTACGTTGTAtattaggaggttagaaaagttGGTGTCCTTTATTATGAAAAAGATGAATCCTTTTGAATCACCTATTCAGGTATTCATGGAGTTGCAATTGGCTGTTTTCAGAACATTGGAGAGGCTAACATCGGTTGAGTTCCTAATTAATTGCTCCATAAGAGAACATAATTATGACAAAGTTGCAATCGAGAAGGGTGATGATAAAGCTTGTGATGGGCTTTTGGCTGTGACTTCTGAGCATTTAGGAAAGTACAGCATACTTCTTATAAAAGCTCTTCATGTTTCAACTCCTCTAGCAGTAAAATTAGTGGCTCTTGATTGGGTACAAAGGTTCTGTGAGAATGTTATCGCTGTAAACAAGATCTCAAGCTCAAAAGTACTCTCCTACGGAATATGTGGACATACCGGTGTAATAATGAATGTAGTTTTCTCACTTTTAGGTACTACAATTGAGAGGGAACCAGAAGTAAGATCACATGTTGCTGTAACTTTGGAGATGTTAATGCAAGCAAAGCTTTTAAACCCTGTATGTTCATATCCCTTAGCTGAAGCAATATTGGAGAAACTTGGTGATCCAGATATAGATATACGGGAAGCATATGTGAGGCTGCTTGCTTGTATTTTGCCTACAACTGTTTATTCATGTGGTCTCTATGATTATGGGAGATTTAAGCCTGTTGACCTTGTTTTAGGAAACAGTTCTAAGATGCACTGGAAACAATTATTTGCACTTAAGCAGCTGCCGCTGCATTTACACTCACAACAGCTTGTGACAATCTTAAGTTACATTTCACAAAGATGGAAGTCCCCTCTGTCTTCTTGGATTCAGCGGCTAATTCATAGTTGCCGGAGTTCTAAGGATGCTATTTCCAGTCAGCCTGAAGAAACAGGAAATGTTGGTTCAAATTCTCCATGGTTGGATATACAAGTGGATGAAGACATACTTGAAAGAATCTGTGCTGTCAATAATTTAGCTGGTGCCTGGTGGGCTGTTCAAGAAGCAGCTCGATACTGTATTGCAACACGGCTTCGGACTAATCTTGGTGGGCCTACCCAAACATTTGCTGCTCTTGAACGCATGCTCTTGGACATTGCACACCTTTTACAGCTTGACAATGAACAAAATGATGGGAACTTAAGTATGATCGGGTCTTCTGGTGCTCATTTGTTACCAATGAGACTGCTGTTGGATTTTGTTGAGGCTCTAAAGAAATATGTATACAATGCATATGAGGGTTCTGTCATTTTACCACCTGCAACTCGTCAGAGTTCTTTATTCTTTCGAGCAAACAAAAAAGTATGTGAGGATTGGTTTTCTCGTATATGTGAACCAATGATGAATGCTGGATTGGCTTTGCATTGCAATGATGCTGTTATTCAATACTGCACGCATCGCTTGCAGGAGTTCAAGAATCTCACCATGTCATATGTGAAGGAAAAATCAAGGCCTTCAGTGACTGATACCCACAATATTAGAGGCAGGTACAGAGCAGATATCTTAAAAGTTTTAAGACATCTTTCATTTGCCCTTTGCAAGAATTCTGAACCAGATTCTTTGACCGGCTTACGAAAATGGGTGTCAATTACTTTCTCCTCCATATTTGGTGAGGAAAATCAATCCTTCAATGAGTATGGAACTGTTGGACCACTCTCATGGATAAGTGGGCTTGTATATCAGGCAAGAGGAGAGTATGAAAATGCTGCTGCTCACTTCACTCACATGCTACAAACTGAAGAGTCACTCAGTACCCTTGGTTCGGATGGTATACAGTTTGTTATTTCACGTGTGATTGAGAGTTATGTAGCTGTATGTGACTGGAAATCTCTTGAGACCTGGCTACTAGAGCTGCAAATGCTTCGTGCTAAGCATGCTGGTAAAGGTTATTCTGGTGCTCTGACAATGGCAGGCAATGAAGTTAATGCAATCCATGCATTAGCACGTTTTGACGAGGGTGATTATCAGGGTGCTTGGTCATGCCTTGATTTGACGCCTAAAAGTAACAGTGAGCTGACCCTTGACCCAAAAATAGCCTTGCAGCGGAGTGAACAAATGCTTTTACAATCACTGCTTTTCTTGAAGGAGGGAAAGAGTGATAAGGTGCTGCATGATTTGCAAAAGGCAAGGTCAATGTTGGAGGAATCACTTTCTGTTCTGCCATTTGATGGGTTAGTTGAAGCGACCCCTCTTGCCATTCAGCTGCATTGCATTTTCCTATTAGAAGAGGATTGCAAGCTTAAATCAACCCCTGAGAAGGGAAAACAACTTCAATCAGTATTAAATTCTCTTCAGCCGGTGTCATCTATTAGTAATATCCGTCAAGATTGTAATCCATGGCTGAAAGTTCTACGTGTTTATCAAAACATTTCGCCGACTTCTCCAGTTACTCTAAAATTCTGCATGAATTTGCTAAATTTAGCTCGTAAACAGAGAAACCTCTTGTTGGCAAATCGTCTGAATTGCTATCTCAAGGATCATGTAGCTGTTTGCTCTGAGGAGAGGCAACGTGATCTTCTTGTCTTAAATTTGCAGTATGAGAGCATTTTACTTTTGCATGCTGAAAACAAATTTGAAGAAGCCATAACAAACCTTTGGTCATTATTGCTTCCTTGCATGGTTTCTTCGGCATCTAGAATATCTGAAGCTGATGAGAGAATTCTGAAGGCCAAAGCATGCTTGAAACTCTCAGATTGGTTAAGACGGGATTATTCAGATTGGAGTCCAGAGAGTATCGTTCTTAAGATGCCAGCAGATTTTTATAATGCTGAATCAGTTTCACCAACCAAAGGCAGTAGTGAAGAACATACCAATCGTCAACAATATCTGGGTCTCATTACCGAGGAAATTATTGGTACAGCAACAAAATTTTCTACTCGTATTTGCCCCACCATGGGCAAGTCATGGATTTCCTATGCTTCTTGGTGCTTTAACCAAGCCAAAGAGTCACTCCTTGGTCAAAGCGAAACTACTCTCCATGCATGCTTGTTTTCTCCCATACTTGCTCCAGAAATCTCACCAGAGAGATTCAAGTTGACTGGAGATGAGGTGCAAAGAGTTAAATCGTTGGTTGTGAGTCTTTTTCAGGGAAATGGTGACATGAAAGGTCTCATAGATCAATTGGAAGAGGGAAGTCTTTTGCTTGATTCAGCAGAGCGCAGAAGTAATGGCAATCCTCTGTTGACACTGGTTTGGAACATGGTGAATATTATTGAAACTGCTGCAGGAGCACCAGGTGCAGAAGACTCTGGTGGTGAACGTCTTTCTGCTGTGTTATCTTCTCAATTGAGGATCTGTTTGCTGCATGCAAATCTTGGACTGGAAGAATCTGACATAATGTCTGTGTTGGAAGACATAATTGACATTTGGTGGTCTTTGAGGAGGAGAAGAGTATCCCTGTTTGGACACGCAGCTCATGGTTACATGCAGTATCTTTCATTTTCATCTTCGCAACTTTCCCATTGTCGGATGCGTGGTTCTGATTATGAACCTGTGAAGGATAAAGTTGGCAGCTACACCCTGAGGGCTACACTCTATATATTGCATATACTTCTTAATTATGGTGTGGAATTGAAAGATACTTTAGAGTCTGCTCTTTCAATTGTTCCTTTGTTGCCATGGCAG GAAGTTACCCCTCAACTATTTGCAAGGATAAGCTCTCATCATGAACAAGTTGTACGGAAGCAGCTGGAAGGTTTACTGATGATGTTGGCCAAGCAATCACCCTGTTCCATAGTGTATCCAACACTAGTTGATGTTAATGCTTATGACGGAAAACCTTCAGAAGAGCTTCATCATGTGCTGGGTTGTCTG AGGGAGCTTTACCCTAGGTTGGTTCAGGATGTTCAGTTGATGATAAATGAACTTGGAAATGTTACTGTTCTCTGGGAGGAATTATGGCTCAGCACTCTTCAGGATCTTCACACAG ATGTGATGAGGCGAATAAATGTGCTGAAAGAGGAGGCTGcaagaattgcagaaaatgtcACGCTTAGTCAGAATGAGAAAAACAAGATAAATTCTGCACGTTATTCTGCAATGATGGCTCCAATAGTTGTCGCACTGGAACGCCGTTTAGCTTCAACTTCCCGAAAACCCGGGACTCCTCATGAAGCATGGTTCCAGGAAGAGTATACAGATCAATTAAAATCAGCTATTGTATCCTTTAAGACACCTCCAGCTTCTTCTGCGGCTTTAGGAGATGTATGGCGACCTTTTGATAGTATTGCCGCATCCTTGGCTTCATACCAGAGGAAGTCTTCAGTTTCCTTACAGGAAGTTGCACCTCACTTGGCGATGTTATCATCTTCCGACGTTCCAATGCCAGGTCttgaaaaacaaatgaaaattcCAGAGTCTAACAAAGCAACTGATCTCCAAGGTGCTGTTACAATTGCTTCTTTCCATGAACAAGTCACCATCTTATCAACAAAGACCAAGCCTAAGAAACTTGGTATACTTGGTTCAGATGGTCAGAAGTATACATATCTTCTTAAAGGACGAGAAGATTTACGCCTTGATGCTAGAATTATGCAACTACTGCAGGCTATAAATGGTTTTctacattcttcttcttctacatatgGTAACTCTCTCGGTATTCGCTATTATTCTGTAACTCCAATCAGTGGGCGGGCTGGCTTGATCCAGTGGGTGGATAATGTAATAAGTATATACAGCGTATTTAAATCTTGGCAAACTCGTGTCCAGCTAGCACAGTTTTCAGCAGTAGGCACAGCAAATACAAAATCCTCAGCTCCTCCACCTGTTCCCCGTCCTAGTGATATGTTTTATGGGAAGATCATACCAGCACTTAAAGAGAAAGGTATTAAGAGAGTGATTTCTAGAAGGGATTGGCCTCATGAAGTAAAATGTAAAGTTCTTCTTGATCTCATGAAGGAGGTGCCAAGACATCTTCTTTACCAAGAGCTATGGTGTTCTAGCGAAGGATATAAAGCGTTCAGCTCCAAGATGAAGAG GTATTCTTGTAGTGTTGCTGCAATGAGTATGGTTGGTCATGTTTTGGGACTTGGCGACAGACATTTAGACAACATTCTGATAGATTTTTGTAGCGGGGATGTTGTACATATTGATTACAATGTGTGTTTTGATAAGGGACAGAGATTGAAAGTTCCAGAGATTGTTCCGTTCCGCCTTACCCAAATGATCGAAGCAGCTTTAGGGATGACTGGAATAGAAGGTAGCTTCAGAGCAAACTGTGAGAGAGTTGTGGGAACTTTAAGGAAGAACAAAGACATACTTCTGATGTTATTAGAAGTGTTTGTTTGGGACCCACTTGTGGAGTGGACAAGGGGTGATTTTCATGATGAAGCTGCTATTGGCGGTGAAGAAAGAAAAGGCATGGAGTTGGCTGTCAGCTTGAGTCTATTTGCATCTCGAGTGCAGGAAATTCGAGTTCCCTTACAG GAGCACCATGATCAGTTGTTGACCAATCTGCCAGCTGTTGAATCTGCTCTCGAG AGGTTTGCTGATGTTCTAAATCACTACGAGCTTGCCTCTACTCTATACTGTCGAGCTGATCAGGAGAGATCTAGCCTTATATTGCATGAGACTTCAGCTAAGTCAATTGTTGCTGAAGCAACCTGCAGTTTAGAGAAAATTCGAGCTTCGTTTGAAATTCAGGCACGGGAATTTGCTCAAGCAAAGGCGATGGTTGTAGAGAAAGCTCAGGAGGCAATGACTTGGGCTGAGCAGCATGGAAGAGTTCTTGATGCTTTACGATGTGATTTATTGCCAGAAATAAGTACTCGCTTTAAGCTGAGTAACATGGAAGTAGGCTTATCTCTTACATCTGCAGTTACTGTAGCAGGCGTTCCTCTAACTGTTGTTCCTGAGCCCACTCAAGTACAATGCTATGATATAGACAGGGAAGTATCTCAATTCATAGCTGAGTTGGATGATGGCCTTACTTCTGCTGTAACTTCTCTGCAAGCATATTCCTTGGCTCTGCAAAGAATTCTACCATTAAATTATCTTTCAACAAGTGCAGTCCATAGCTGGGCACAAGTTCTGCAACTATCTATCAATACCCTGTCATCTGAGATTCTCTCCCTTGCCAGAAGGCAGGCTTCTGAACTTTTGGCAAAATTTCATGGAGATAGCACGGATTCCATCAAAAGCAATCATGATGAACTTTGTTTCAGGGTGGAGAAGTATGCTGTAGAAATAGAAAAATTGGAAAAAGAGTGTGCTGAGGTAGAGAGTTCTATTGGCTTGGAGTCAGAATTGAAAACTAAGGATCACCTGTTGTCAGCTTTTATGAAACTTATGCACTCTGCTGGAATTTTACGAAAGGAAGGCGGATTATCAACTGCTCAATCAAGACAAGATGGGGCAAACAATACTAGACTTTTAGGTGAACTAGGAGAGGAGAAGGAGAATGCACTATCAATTCTGAATATTGCTACAAGTTCACTTTATGGTCAGGTTAAGCATAGAATACTCAATATATATGGTGACTTATCCGGGGGACGAAATCAACACAACATGTTGCAGACTGACAATGGAACTACTTTTACCGAGTTTGAAGAACAAGTTGAAAAATGTAATCTTctgacagaatttttcaaagattTGTGGCAATTTATTGGAAAGGAGATCCCTTCTGCTGATGCCAACAAATTTCATTTGAAATTTTCTTCTGACAGTAATTGGGTCTCAATTTTCAAAGCCATTTTGATTTCCTGTAAGGAATTGATTAGTCAAATGACTGAAGTTGTTCTGCCAGAGGTAATACGATCTGCTGTCTCAATAAACTCGGAAGTTATGGATGCATTTGGGTTAATCTCACAAGTTCGAGGGTCTATAGAAACTGCAGTGGAGCAGCTTGTGGAGGTCGAAATGGAGAGAGCATCACTGGTTGAGCTTGAGCAGAACTATTTTGTTAAGGTCGGTCTTATTACTGAACAGCAACTGGCTCTTGAAGAAGCTGCGGTTAAGGGAAGAGATCATCTTTCTTGGGAAGAGGCAGAGGAACTTGCATCGCAAGAGGAAGCTTGTAGAGCACAACTGGATCAACTTCATCAAACTTGGAATCAGAGGGATGTAAGGACTTCTTCTCTTATGAAGAGAGAAGCTGATATAAAAAATGCCTTAGTTTCCGTGAATCGTCAATTTCAGTCTCTTGTTGGTATGGGAGAAGAAAGGGAACTACATATTTGA